Proteins encoded together in one Musa acuminata AAA Group cultivar baxijiao chromosome BXJ3-6, Cavendish_Baxijiao_AAA, whole genome shotgun sequence window:
- the LOC103986968 gene encoding LOB domain-containing protein 36-like, with translation MSSNSPCAACKFLRRKCTPGCVFAPYFPPDQPTKFAYVHRVFGASNVSKILSDLNPAQREDAANSLAYEAEARLRDPVYGCVGYISFLQHKLKQLQHDLYNAKKELSSYIGPAALGPFLPHHHHQRQHHLLPGPSPSSAAYGIPGMGVEMGLGLAAPGTSQQSQILMREEQQPPMAEAQQMAMAHVAAAREQEMMMRRYEQQQELARFSTTGFPDGGRGYNQIGSGAMVAMATEPHPGMDLVPSPLSFEGPFPAQHFTGQHHHHPPQMQPEHHRTGSDEGRSGIGPSS, from the coding sequence ATGTCATCGAACTCTCCGTGCGCGGCGTGCAAGTTCCTGCGGCGGAAGTGCACGCCGGGATGCGTATTTGCACCATACTTTCCGCCGGACCAGCCTACCAAGTTCGCGTATGTGCATCGGGTGTTTGGGGCCAGCAACGTGTCCAAGATTCTCAGCGACCTGAACCCCGCACAGCGGGAGGACGCGGCCAATTCGCTGGCCTACGAAGCCGAGGCACGGCTTCGCGACCCGGTCTACGGCTGCGTAGGTTACATCTCGTTCCTCCAGCACAAGCTGAAACAGCTCCAGCATGATCTCTACAACGCCAAGAAGGAGCTCTCGAGCTACATCGGCCCTGCCGCACTCGGGCCCTTCCTTCCCCATCACCACCACCAGCGTCAGCACCACCTCCTCCCGGGGCCGTCTCCCTCCTCGGCCGCTTACGGCATTCCGGGAATGGGGGTCGAGATGGGGCTCGGCCTTGCTGCACCCGGCACGTCGCAGCAGTCCCAGATCCTGATGCGCGAAGAGCAGCAGCCGCCGATGGCCGAGGCCCAGCAAATGGCCATGGCTCATGTGGCCGCAGCCAGAGAACaggagatgatgatgaggagATATGAGCAGCAACAGGAGCTTGCGAGGTTTAGCACTACAGGTTTTCCGGATGGCGGTAGGGGCTATAACCAGATCGGTAGTGGCGCCATGGTGGCAATGGCGACAGAGCCTCATCCTGGGATGGATTTGGTTCCTTCTCCACTGTCATTTGAGGGGCCGTTTCCGGCACAACACTTCACCGGGCAGCACCACCATCATCCGCCGCAGATGCAGCCAGAGCACCATAGAACCGGGAGCGACGAGGGGAGGAGTGGCATCGGTCCATCGTCTTGA
- the LOC103986969 gene encoding embryo-specific protein ATS3B → MLNPMISFLLFFLLSSPSFLASCGSEAVDPRPRALPSFKIQEIKEEIGSACSYTVKIKTSCSSGRVTSDRISLAFGDAYRNEVYAPRLDDPSSAVFERCSTDTFKIQGPCGYGICYLYLRRDGYDGWTPEWVKVYEPRATRAITFYYGTPLPNGIWYGFNQCPKSSSSDRMMQI, encoded by the exons ATGCTCAACCCTATGATTTCCTTTCTCCTGTTCTTTTTGCTATCCTCGCCATCCTTTCTCGCCTCCTGTGGATCCGAGGCTGTTGATCCTCGCCCGCGGGCGCTCCCGTCCTTcaagatccaagaaatcaag GAGGAGATTGGGAGTGCGTGCTCCTACACCGTGAAGATAAAGACCAGCTGCTCTTCCGGCCGCGTCACCTCGGACAGGATCAGCCTTGCTTTCGGCGATGCTTACCGCAACGAG GTTTATGCACCAAGGTTGGATGATCCATCATCAGCAGTGTTTGAACGTTGCTCCACCGACACATTCAAGATCCAAGGGCCATGTGGCTACGGAATTTGCTACTTATATTTGCGACGAGATGGTTATGATGGGTGGACACCGGAGTGGGTCAAGGTCTATGAGCCCCGTGCTACCCGTGCCATCACCTTCTACTACGGTACACCGCTCCCCAATGGCATCTGGTATGGCTTCAACCAGTGCCCCAAATCATCCTCTTCTGACCGCATGATGCAGATCTGA
- the LOC135641127 gene encoding glyoxylase I 4-like: MHGPRQVAPPVFVLDWGEKVDPYVHVYVQVASDCRSSSTSKRTSSALLSAPRFHRSQLVLVSLHLIVEKQRIREMLGAKGGALPLASLNHISIVCRSVETSLDFYQNVLGFLPIRRPGSFKFDGAWLFNYGIGIHLLQSEDPEKMPRKREINPKDNHISFQCESLALVEKKLKEMGIPYIQNRVEEGGIYVDQLFFHDPDGFMIEICNCENLPVISLSGEPIMACKRVVSFTPQQQQQQQYLPQAIHVKEEPCA; encoded by the exons ATGCATGGTCCACGTCAGGTTGCACCACCTGTCTTCGTTTTGGATTGGGGCGAGAAAGTGGACCCCTACGTCCATGTATATGTACAGGTCGCAAGCGATTGCCGTTCTTCGTCCACCTCGAAGCGCACGTCCAGTGCGTTGCTCTCTGCTCCTCGGTTTCACCGCTCTCAGCTCGTTCTCGTCTCTCTGCATCTGATTGTCGAGAAACAGAGAATAAGGGAGATGTTGGGCGCTAAAGGTGGTGCGCTGCCGCTGGCTTCCTTAAACCATATCTCGATCGTTTGCAGATCAGTGGAGACGTCACTTGATTTCTACCAGAATGTGCTCGGCTTCCTCCCCATCCGGAGGCCCGGATCCTTCAAATTTGATGGTGCCTG GCTGTTTAACTATGGAATAGGCATCCACTTACTGCAATCTGAAGACCCCGAGAAGATGCCGAGGAAGAGGGAGATCAATCCCAAGGACAACCACATCTCCTTCCAG TGCGAGAGCTTGGCCTTGGTGGAGAAGAAGCTGAAAGAGATGGGCATACCTTACATCCAGAATCGAGTGGAGGAAGGTGGGATCTACGTGGACCAATTATTTTTCCATGACCCGGATGGCTTCATGATCGAGATCTGCAACTGCGAGAACCTCCCGGTGATCTCACTTTCCGGGGAACCCATTATGGCCTGCAAGAGAGTCGTCAGCTTCACtccgcagcaacagcagcagcaacagtatCTCCCGCAAGCCATCCATGTCAAGGAGGAGCCCTGCGCATGA
- the LOC135640733 gene encoding uncharacterized protein At1g15400-like, with translation MARLQRSVTTFRRSGSSGMVWDENFLPGDLSRIKKKEEEGVAGFKEETMGHSKSMGSTGNMGRRSSIGGSRQVVFPAGFVSPAADPPSPDVPRCLCCGFFSQNRSANRFKPRRR, from the coding sequence atGGCTAGGCTGCAAAGATCTGTAACAACGTTCAGGAGGTCAGGATCATCAGGGATGGTGTGGGATGAGAACTTCTTGCCGGGGGACCTCAGTCGGataaagaagaaagaggaggagggagtTGCAGGATTCAAGGAAGAGACGATGGGGCACTCCAAAAGCATGGGATCAACGGGAAACATGGGACGCAGAAGCAGCATCGGTGGCAGCAGGCAGGTCGTCTTCCCTGCAGGCTTTGTCTCGCCGGCCGCCGACCCGCCTTCTCCCGACGTCCCTCGTTGCCTTTGCTGTGGATTCTTCAGCCAGAACCGCTCTGCTAATCGATTCAAGCCGAGAAGGCGGTAA
- the LOC135641128 gene encoding uncharacterized protein LOC135641128 isoform X2 has product MSRRAGDWNCSLCQHHNFSRRDSCQQCGHPRLCSGDFSDYAGLGGGRGGSSFGVVSDVRPGDWYCSCGGHNFASRSSCHSCCAFRDDSAVGVIGGFDNSEMAGSQGITYGGGGWKSGDWLCTRSGCNHHNFASRRECYRCKAPKGCGA; this is encoded by the exons ATGAGCAGGCGGGCAGGAGACTGGAACTGCAGTTTATGCCAGCACCACAACTTCAGTAGGCGTGACTCCTGCCAGCAATGCGGTCACCCCAGGTTGTGCAGCGGCGACTTCTCCGACTACGCCGGCCTCGGAGGCGGTCGAGGAGGATCCTCGTTCGGCGTCGTTTCGGACGTCCGGCCCGGAGACTGGTACTGCTCATGCGGCGGCCATAACTTTGCGAGCCGATCCAGCTGCCACTCGTGTTGCGCATTCAGGGATGACTCCGCGGTTGGCGTCATCGGCGGATTCGACAACAGTGAAATGGCAGGCTCACAAGGTATCACCTACGGTGGCGGCGGCTGGAAGTCCGGGGACTGGTTGTGCACCAG GTCGGGCTGCAATCATCACAACTTCGCTAGCAGAAGGGAATGTTATCGATGCAAGGCACCAAAGGGATGCG GAGCCTAA
- the LOC135641128 gene encoding uncharacterized protein LOC135641128 isoform X1: MYKSHTDPPKEQQRQSPSPSRLISSPIPYPLLFICLTFYRSGVEKMSRRAGDWNCSLCQHHNFSRRDSCQQCGHPRLCSGDFSDYAGLGGGRGGSSFGVVSDVRPGDWYCSCGGHNFASRSSCHSCCAFRDDSAVGVIGGFDNSEMAGSQGITYGGGGWKSGDWLCTRSGCNHHNFASRRECYRCKAPKGCGA; encoded by the exons ATGTATAAAAGCCACACCGATCCACCCAAAGAACAACAGCGGCAGAGCCCCTCACCGAGTCGCCTCATCTCGTCTCCTATTCCTTATCCCCTGCTCTTCATCTGTCTCACCTTTTATCGATCAG GGGTTGAGAAGATGAGCAGGCGGGCAGGAGACTGGAACTGCAGTTTATGCCAGCACCACAACTTCAGTAGGCGTGACTCCTGCCAGCAATGCGGTCACCCCAGGTTGTGCAGCGGCGACTTCTCCGACTACGCCGGCCTCGGAGGCGGTCGAGGAGGATCCTCGTTCGGCGTCGTTTCGGACGTCCGGCCCGGAGACTGGTACTGCTCATGCGGCGGCCATAACTTTGCGAGCCGATCCAGCTGCCACTCGTGTTGCGCATTCAGGGATGACTCCGCGGTTGGCGTCATCGGCGGATTCGACAACAGTGAAATGGCAGGCTCACAAGGTATCACCTACGGTGGCGGCGGCTGGAAGTCCGGGGACTGGTTGTGCACCAG GTCGGGCTGCAATCATCACAACTTCGCTAGCAGAAGGGAATGTTATCGATGCAAGGCACCAAAGGGATGCG GAGCCTAA
- the LOC135640735 gene encoding transcription initiation factor TFIID subunit 15b-like, translated as MSKWTGDWNCRSCHHHNFSWRDACQKCGNLRSSVGDLSDSTGSGSGGSSLGFTVSGHVRLGDWYCSCGGHNFASRSSCHSCGAVKHDSTIGGSDSNDMPGAQGIAYGGGGWKSGDWLCTRSGCNQHNFASRRECYRCKAPKGSGK; from the exons ATGAGCAAGTGGACAGGAGACTGGAACTGCCGGTCTTGCCACCACCACAACTTTAGCTGGCGCGATGCATGCCAGAAATGTGGTAACCTGAggtcgtccgtcggtgacctctcCGACTCCACCGGCTCCGGCAGCGGTGGATCGTCGTTGGGTTTCACCGTCTCGGGGCACGTCCGCCTCGGAGACTGGTACTGCTCATGTGGCGGTCACAACTTCGCCAGCCGATCGAGCTGCCACTCGTGTGGCGCCGTCAAGCATGACTCCACCATCGGCGGATCTGACAGCAATGACATGCCAGGCGCACAGGGTATCGCCTACGGTGGTGGAGGCTGGAAATCCGGGGACTGGTTGTGCACCAG GTCGGGCTGCAATCAGCACAACTTCGCTAGCAGGAGGGAATGTTATCGCTGCAAGGCACCTAAGGGATCCGGTAAATGA
- the LOC135640737 gene encoding RNA-binding protein involved in heterochromatin assembly dri1-like, with the protein MSRWPGDWNCWSCHHHNFSWRDSCQQCGNLRSSSGDPSYAALGGVRGGSSFVFSVSNHVRPGDWYCSCGAHNFASRSSCHSCGTSMDIDHKETPGSRGVAYGGGGWKSGDWLCTRSGCNQHNFASRRECYRCKTPKGCGK; encoded by the exons ATGAGCAGGTGGCCAGGAGACTGGAACTGCTGGTCATGCCACCACCACAACTTCAGCTGGCGAGACTCGTGCCAGCAATGTGGCAACCTGAGGTCGTCCAGTGGCGACCCCTCCTACGCCGCCCTCGGAGGTGTACGTGGAGGGTCCTCATTCGTCTTCAGCGTCTCGAATCACGTCCGGCCTGGAGACTGGTATTGCTCCTGCGGCGCTCATAACTTCGCCAGCCGATCCAGCTGCCACTCTTGTGGTACCTCCATGGACATTGACCACAAGGAAACGCCTGGCTCACGAGGTGTCGCCTACGGTGGCGGCGGCTGGAAGTCCGGGGACTGGTTATGCACCAG GTCGGGCTGCAATCAGCACAACTTCGCTAGCAGAAGGGAATGTTATCGATGCAAGACACCCAAGGGATGCGGTAAATGA
- the LOC103986973 gene encoding uncharacterized protein LOC103986973, with product MSRRAGDWNCSLCQHHNFSRRDSCQQCGHPRLCSGDFSEYAGLGGGRVGSSFGAVSDVRPGDWYCSCGGHNFASRSSCHSCGAFRDESAVGVIGGFDNSEMAGSQGITYGGGGWKSGDWLCTRSGCNHHNFASRRECYRCKAPKGCGA from the exons ATGAGCAGGCGGGCAGGAGACTGGAACTGCAGTTTATGCCAGCACCACAACTTCAGCAGGCGTGACTCCTGCCAGCAATGCGGTCACCCCAGGCTGTGCAGCGGCGACTTCTCCGAGTACGCCGGCCTCGGAGGCGGTCGCGTAGGGTCCTCGTTCGGCGCCGTCTCGGACGTCCGGCCCGGAGACTGGTACTGCTCATGCGGCGGTCATAACTTTGCCAGTCGATCCAGCTGCCACTCGTGTGGCGCCTTTAGGGATGAATCCGCGGTCGGCGTCATCGGCGGATTCGACAACAGTGAAATGGCAGGCTCACAAGGTATCACCTACGGTGGCGGCGGCTGGAAGTCCGGGGACTGGTTGTGCACCAG GTCGGGCTGCAATCATCACAACTTCGCTAGCAGAAGGGAATGCTATCGATGCAAGGCACCAAAGGGATGCG GAGCCTAA
- the LOC103986974 gene encoding uncharacterized protein LOC103986974 — protein sequence MFKKGNKVEVWNRREVPSGSWWSAEIISGDGHHYSVRYDGYPTDSSVAVDRLPRKAIRPCPPPVGSLKDVMSGDVVEVFDNNSWKLAQVLLVIDENYCFVRLLGSSGEFAAHKSQIRTPLSWQGDKWVTIDKDSGKQNGGMPSSHWRGGKSGYHIVQSCVEIDNSAQKTCFPIENHDFSKKTEWRFCRGTKKRAVDISFPAELCNYGRRKMRAIKKDGRNQGITSEHTIRFMEKLDDVASSEKVLDGKYVHSSFNNRTSSKVDSGRGIPSSDKQNHLVRISGPSDAESTSSSVGSCSVSSSPCRSSEQYVIYPSGELYGHSDHAETYCGLENESSLPRKDLQEEIHQLELNAYRSTLIALYASGPISWEREAFMTNLRLMLNISNDEHLMEIRNLIRSEIATTIS from the exons ATGTTTAAGAAGGGGAATAAGGTGGAGGTTTGGAACAGGAGGGAGGTGCCATCGGGCTCCTGGTGGAGTGCCGAGATCATCTCCGGGGATGGGCATCACTATTCTGTGAGATATGATGGGTACCCAACGGATAGCAGTGTGGCGGTGGACAGATTGCCAAGAAAGGCCATCAGACCTTGCCCTCCGCCGGTGGGGAGTCTGAAGGATGTTATGTCCGGTGATGTCGTTGAGGTATTCGACAACAACTCATGGAAACTCGCACAAGTTCTGTTGGTCATTGATGAGAATTACTGCTTTGTGAGGCTTCTTGGTTCCTCCGGGGAGTTCGCAGCCCACAAATCTCAGATAAGGACACCGCTGTCTTGGCAAGGTGACAAGTGGGTGACGATTGATAAG GATTCTGGGAAACAAAACGGTGGAATGCCAAGCAGTCACTGGAGAGGAGGGAAGTCTGGATACCATATAGTTCAGTCATGTGTGGAGATTGATAATTCTGCTCAAAAGACCTGTTTTCctattgaaaatcatgatttttctaagAAAACTGAATGGAGGTTTTGTAGAGGCACGAAGAAAAGGGCAGTTGATATTTCTTTTCCCGCTGAGCTGTGCAATTATGGTAGAAGAAAGATGAGGGCAATTAAGAAGGATGGGAGGAATCAAGGAATAACTTCTGAGCATACAATACGTTTTATGGAAAAGTTAGACGATGTTGCTTCCTCTGAAAAAGTGCTAGATGGAAAATATGTGCATTCTTCGTTTAACAACAGAACCAGTTCTAAAGTGGATTCAGGAAGGGGAATACCAAGTTCAGATAAGCAAAATCATCTTGTCAGGATTTCAGGACCCAGTGATGCAGAAAGTACTTCATCCTCTGTTGGTAGTTGTAGTGTCAGTAGCAGTCCATGTAGGTCATCAGAGCAGTATGTAATCTATCCTTCCGGAGAACTGTATGGCCATTCTGATCATGCTGAAACTTATTGTGGTTTGGAAAACGAGTCATCTCTTCCTAGAAAGGACTTGCAAGAAGAAATTCATCAGCTAGAGTTGAATGCATATCGGTCCACTTTGATAGCATTATATGCTTCTGGTCCAATAAGTTGGGAACGGGAAGCATTTATGACAAACCTTCGTCTAATGTTAAACATATCTAATGATGAACACTTAATGGAGATTAGGAACTTGATACGTTCCGAAATAGCCACCACAATCTCATAG